Proteins from a genomic interval of Quercus lobata isolate SW786 chromosome 11, ValleyOak3.0 Primary Assembly, whole genome shotgun sequence:
- the LOC115966808 gene encoding plastid division protein PDV2-like produces the protein MEEEGIGLVLAKATELRFKISNCIHKATTNSTNGLPEQQVTDKDEEEEEQEQEEMERLLNISDALESLENQLSSLQTLQLQQRYEREVALAEIENSRKMLLDKLKEYKGEDLEVIHEASAFAGETVEHNNDLLLPPYPSRPPHSLSLENGSLPRFPSTLKSIQNGIITSDPMIEAKKNASELEASQMQTGSKNSRNGLGCFVSAAGKTVLTLVGVVSILSLSGLGPNFAKKDNLFKFLGQFQQPSAEEKSSNIQCPPGKVPVLENGKARCLVKERVEVPFSSVVAKPDVNYGCGQKTMSTSEVITGFTEEQEALVVKSWTAMKKNSGELGLKFFLKIFEIAPSAQKLFSFLKDSNVPLERNPKLKSHAVTVFVMTCESAVQLRKAGKVTVRESTLKKTGGVHFKSGVVDEHYEVTKFALLEIIKEAVPEMWSPEMKIAWGEAYDQLVAAIKSESKPSS, from the exons ATGGAAGAAGAGGGAATTGGGTTAGTGCTGGCAAAAGCCACAGAGCTGAGATTCAAAATCAGCAATTGCATTCACAAGGCTACCACCAATTCAACCAATGGCCTCCCTGAACAACAAGTCACTGataaagatgaagaagaagaagagcaagaacaagaagaaatgGAGAGGCTTTTGAATATTTCTGATGCCCTTGAATCCCTCGAGAACCAGCTCTCTTCCTTGCAG ACCTTGCAACTACAACAACGATATGAAAGAGAAGTGGCCCTTGCTGAGATCGAAAATAGCCGTAAGATGTTACTTGATAAGCTCAAGGAGTATAAAGGAGAGGATTTGGAAGTGATACATGAAGCTTCTGCTTTTGCTGGTGAAACAGTGGAGCACAACAATGATCTCCTGCTTCCTCCATATCCAAGCCGCCCTCCACACTCACTTTCTCTAGAGAATGGTTCTCTACCACGGTTCCCTTCCACACTTAAGTCTATACAAAATGGAATAATAACCAGCGATCCAATGATAGAAGCGAAGAAGAATGCCAGTGAGTTAGAGGCGAGTCAAATGCAAACCGGGTCCAAAAATTCAAGGAATGGGCTGGGATGTTTTGTAAGTGCAGCAGGCAAGACAGTGCTTACTCTTGTTGGTGTGGTATCTATCTTAAGCTTGTCTGGTCTTGGgcctaattttgcaaaaaaggaTAACCTTTTCAAGTTTTTGGGCCAATTTCAGCAACCTTCAGCTGAGGAAAAGAGTTCAAATATCCAATGTCCACCTGGGAAAGTCCCAGTGCTGGAAAATGGAAAAGCTCGGTGTCTTGTGAAAGAGAGAGTTGAAGTGCCATTCTCATCAGTTGTTGCTAAACCAGATGTAAACTATGGGTGTGGG CAAAAGACCATGAGCACCTCGGAAGTGATCACAGGGTTCACAGAAGAGCAAGAAGCTCTGGTGGTGAAATCATGGACTGCAATGAAGAAAAATTCTGGAGAATTGGGTCTCAAATTCTTCTTGAA GATATTTGAGATAGCACCTTCAGCTCAGAAGCTGTTCTCCTTTCTGAAAGACTCAAATGTTCCTCTGGAACGAAACCCAAAGCTTAAATCCCATGCCGTGACTGTCTTTGTTATG ACTTGTGAATCAGCGGTGCAACTTCGGAAAGCTGGGAAAGTTACCGTGAGAGAGTCAACCTTGAAAAAAACGGGTGGTGTTCACTTCAAAAGTGGGGTCGTTGACGAACATTACGAG GTCACAAAGTTTGCACTGCTAGAAATCATAAAGGAAGCAGTACCGGAAATGTGGTCGCCGGAGATGAAGATTGCATGGGGGGAAGCTTATGATCAGTTGGTTGCGGCTATCAAATCTGAATCGAAGCCTTCCTCTTAG